In Bacillus sp. NP247, one DNA window encodes the following:
- a CDS encoding pyrimidine-nucleoside phosphorylase has translation MRMVDLIAKKRDGHALTTEEINFIVEGYTNGDIPDYQVSSLAMAIFFQDMNDQERADLTMAMVNSGDTIDLSAIEGVKVDKHSTGGVGDTTTLVLGPLVAALGVPVAKMSGRGLGHTGGTIDKLEAVPGFHVEIENDEFMRLVNENKIAVIGQSGNLTPADKKLYALRDVTATVNSIPLIASSIMSKKIAAGADAIVLDVKTGAGAFMKTDEDAKRLAEAMVRIGNNVGRNTMAVISDMSQPLGEAIGNALEVQEAIDTLQGKGPKDLEELCLTLGSQMVYLAGQASSLEDAREKLIEVTNNGKALESFKMFLSAQGGDASVVDDPSKLPQAQFKIEVEAKEDGYVSEIVADEIGTAAMLLGAGRATKESEIDLAVGLMLRKKVGDSVKKGDSLVTIYANRENVEDVKAKIYENMKIAKDHVDAPTLVHGIVTK, from the coding sequence ATGAGAATGGTGGACCTAATTGCAAAAAAACGTGATGGACATGCATTAACGACAGAAGAAATTAACTTTATCGTTGAAGGATACACAAATGGTGATATTCCTGATTATCAAGTAAGTTCACTTGCAATGGCAATTTTCTTCCAAGATATGAATGATCAAGAACGTGCAGATTTAACGATGGCAATGGTAAATAGTGGTGATACAATTGATTTATCAGCCATTGAAGGAGTAAAAGTAGATAAGCATTCAACAGGTGGAGTTGGTGATACAACGACACTTGTATTAGGTCCATTAGTAGCTGCTTTAGGTGTACCAGTTGCGAAAATGTCTGGACGAGGTCTAGGACATACGGGTGGTACAATTGATAAATTAGAAGCAGTACCAGGATTCCATGTGGAAATTGAAAATGATGAATTCATGCGTCTTGTAAATGAAAATAAAATTGCTGTTATCGGTCAAAGTGGAAACTTAACACCTGCTGATAAAAAATTGTATGCACTTCGTGATGTAACGGCAACAGTAAACTCAATTCCGCTTATTGCAAGCTCGATTATGAGTAAAAAAATTGCTGCTGGTGCAGATGCAATTGTTCTTGATGTAAAAACTGGAGCAGGAGCATTTATGAAAACGGATGAAGATGCAAAACGTTTAGCAGAAGCAATGGTACGAATCGGTAATAACGTTGGTCGTAATACGATGGCAGTTATTTCTGATATGAGCCAGCCGCTTGGTGAGGCTATTGGTAACGCATTAGAAGTACAAGAAGCAATTGATACATTACAAGGTAAAGGACCAAAAGATTTAGAAGAGTTATGTTTAACGCTTGGAAGTCAAATGGTATACCTTGCTGGACAAGCTTCATCTTTAGAAGATGCTCGTGAAAAGTTAATTGAAGTAACGAACAACGGTAAAGCGCTAGAATCATTTAAAATGTTCTTATCAGCGCAAGGCGGCGATGCATCTGTTGTTGATGATCCTTCTAAATTACCACAAGCACAATTTAAAATTGAAGTGGAAGCAAAAGAAGACGGTTATGTATCGGAAATCGTTGCAGATGAAATCGGAACAGCAGCAATGCTTTTAGGGGCAGGTCGTGCGACGAAAGAGTCTGAAATCGATTTAGCAGTTGGTCTAATGCTTCGCAAAAAAGTAGGCGATAGCGTGAAAAAAGGTGACTCTCTTGTTACAATTTACGCAAACCGCGAAAATGTTGAAGACGTAAAAGCGAAAATTTATGAGAACATGAAAATCGCTAAAGACCATGTAGATGCACCAACTTTAGTACACGGTATTGTAACAAAGTAA
- a CDS encoding purine-nucleoside phosphorylase: MNRELITKSASYLKEKFQETPQVGLILGSGLGVLADEIENAVTVPYSEIPEFPVSTVEGHAGQLVFGTLQGVPVVAMQGRFHFYEGYDMQKVTFPVRVMKELGVETVVVTNAAGGVNTSFEPGDLMLISDHINFMGTNPLIGPNDSEMGVRFPDMSTSYTPELREMAKQVAADLNIKVQEGVYVGMTGPVYETPAEIRMLRTLGGDAVGMSTVPEVIVARHAGMKVLGISCISNMAAGILDQPLHHDEVIETTERVKANFLALVKAIVKQMKG; the protein is encoded by the coding sequence ATGAATCGTGAACTTATTACAAAATCAGCTTCATACTTAAAAGAGAAATTTCAAGAAACACCACAAGTAGGACTAATCCTTGGATCTGGACTAGGTGTATTAGCAGATGAAATCGAAAATGCGGTAACAGTGCCTTACAGCGAAATTCCTGAATTCCCAGTATCAACTGTAGAAGGACATGCAGGTCAACTAGTATTTGGTACACTTCAAGGTGTACCTGTAGTAGCAATGCAAGGACGTTTCCATTTCTACGAAGGATATGACATGCAAAAAGTAACATTCCCAGTTCGTGTTATGAAAGAACTAGGTGTAGAAACAGTTGTTGTAACGAACGCAGCTGGTGGTGTAAATACATCATTTGAACCAGGCGATCTTATGTTAATTTCAGACCACATCAACTTCATGGGTACGAACCCATTAATCGGACCGAATGATTCTGAAATGGGCGTACGTTTCCCTGATATGTCTACATCATATACGCCAGAACTTCGCGAAATGGCGAAACAAGTTGCAGCAGACTTAAACATTAAAGTACAAGAAGGTGTATACGTTGGAATGACAGGTCCTGTATATGAAACACCTGCTGAAATTCGTATGCTTCGTACACTTGGCGGAGATGCAGTTGGTATGTCAACAGTACCGGAAGTAATTGTAGCGCGTCACGCAGGTATGAAAGTACTAGGTATTTCTTGTATTTCAAATATGGCAGCTGGTATTTTAGATCAGCCACTTCACCACGATGAAGTAATTGAAACGACAGAACGTGTTAAAGCTAACTTCTTAGCACTAGTAAAAGCAATCGTAAAACAAATGAAGGGGTGA
- the deoB gene encoding phosphopentomutase yields MNKYKRIFLVVMDSVGIGEAPDAEQFGDLGSDTIGHIAEHMNGLHMPNMVKLGLGNIREMKGISKVEKPLGYYTKMQEKSTGKDTMTGHWEIMGLYIDTPFQVFPEGFPKELLDELEEKTGRKIIGNKPASGTEILDELGQEQMETGSLIVYTSADSVLQIAAHEEVVPLDELYKICKIARELTLDEKYMVGRVIARPFVGEPGKFTRTPNRHDYALKPFGRTVMNELKDSDYDVIAIGKISDIYDGEGVTESLRTKSNMDGMDKLVDTLNMDFTGLSFLNLVDFDALFGHRRDPQGYGEALQEYDARLPEVFEKLKEDDLLLITADHGNDPVHPGTDHTREYVPLLAYSPGMKEGGQELALRQTFADIGATVAENFGVKMPEYGTSFLNELKK; encoded by the coding sequence ATGAATAAATATAAACGTATTTTCCTAGTCGTAATGGACTCTGTGGGGATCGGTGAAGCACCAGATGCTGAGCAGTTTGGTGATTTAGGTTCTGATACAATTGGTCATATCGCTGAACATATGAATGGATTACACATGCCAAATATGGTGAAATTAGGCCTTGGTAATATTCGTGAAATGAAAGGAATCTCTAAAGTAGAGAAACCGCTTGGATATTATACAAAAATGCAAGAGAAATCTACAGGTAAAGATACAATGACAGGTCACTGGGAAATCATGGGCCTTTACATTGATACACCATTCCAAGTGTTCCCTGAAGGATTCCCGAAAGAATTACTTGATGAATTAGAAGAAAAGACAGGTCGTAAAATTATCGGTAATAAACCAGCCTCTGGAACTGAGATTCTTGATGAGCTTGGTCAAGAGCAAATGGAAACAGGCTCTTTAATCGTTTACACTTCTGCTGATAGTGTATTACAAATAGCAGCACACGAAGAAGTAGTGCCACTTGATGAGTTATATAAAATTTGTAAAATTGCCCGTGAACTAACGTTAGATGAGAAGTACATGGTAGGACGTGTTATCGCTCGTCCGTTCGTTGGAGAACCAGGAAAATTCACACGTACACCAAATCGTCATGACTATGCGTTAAAACCATTCGGTCGCACAGTAATGAATGAATTAAAAGATAGTGACTACGATGTTATTGCTATCGGTAAAATTTCTGATATTTATGATGGCGAAGGGGTAACGGAATCACTTCGTACGAAGTCTAACATGGATGGAATGGATAAGCTTGTAGATACATTAAACATGGACTTTACAGGTCTTAGCTTCTTAAACTTAGTTGACTTTGATGCATTATTCGGTCACCGTCGTGATCCACAAGGATATGGAGAAGCTCTGCAAGAATATGATGCACGTCTTCCAGAAGTATTCGAAAAACTTAAAGAAGATGATTTATTATTAATTACAGCAGACCATGGTAATGATCCAGTACATCCTGGTACTGATCATACACGTGAATATGTACCGTTATTAGCATATAGCCCAGGCATGAAAGAAGGCGGACAAGAATTAGCACTTCGTCAAACATTTGCTGATATTGGTGCAACTGTAGCAGAAAACTTCGGTGTGAAAATGCCAGAATACGGAACAAGCTTCTTAAACGAGCTAAAGAAATAG
- a CDS encoding FixH family protein, protein MMKKLIVTLFIAMLALAGCNTNKEEPKKEKKLEAIKVAVQTNPKEIKPGEKTEVQALVTQGKERVTDADDVKFEIWKDGDEKHEMLDGKHKGKGVYAVEKTFETDGVYHIIPHTNARDMHVMEEHKFAVGNAKVEDAKKESGDHSAGHGDHKSDTMIHLMAGDIKANAESTMKVHLKQKEEALTGAEVQLEIWKDGVEKHEFIPAKEGNKGEYESKHTFKENGAYKVKVHVRKGELHEHKEETVEVK, encoded by the coding sequence ATGATGAAAAAACTTATTGTGACGTTATTTATCGCGATGCTAGCATTGGCTGGTTGTAATACAAACAAAGAAGAACCGAAAAAAGAAAAGAAACTTGAAGCTATAAAAGTAGCAGTTCAAACGAATCCGAAAGAAATTAAACCTGGTGAAAAAACAGAAGTACAAGCACTTGTTACACAAGGAAAAGAAAGAGTAACGGATGCTGATGACGTAAAGTTTGAGATTTGGAAAGATGGCGATGAGAAACACGAGATGTTAGATGGTAAGCATAAAGGCAAAGGTGTTTATGCAGTAGAGAAAACATTTGAAACTGATGGAGTATATCATATTATTCCTCATACAAATGCACGTGATATGCACGTTATGGAAGAACACAAATTTGCTGTAGGGAATGCGAAAGTAGAAGATGCGAAAAAAGAAAGTGGTGATCATAGTGCAGGACACGGTGATCATAAAAGTGACACAATGATTCATCTTATGGCCGGTGACATAAAAGCAAATGCTGAATCAACAATGAAAGTCCATTTAAAGCAAAAAGAAGAAGCGTTAACTGGTGCTGAAGTGCAACTTGAGATTTGGAAAGATGGTGTTGAAAAACACGAATTTATTCCGGCGAAAGAAGGGAATAAAGGAGAGTATGAAAGTAAACATACTTTCAAAGAGAACGGTGCTTACAAAGTGAAAGTGCATGTAAGAAAAGGCGAACTGCATGAACATAAAGAAGAAACAGTAGAAGTAAAATAA
- the xerD gene encoding site-specific tyrosine recombinase XerD → MEDQLKDFIHYMIVEKGLAKNTVVSYERDLKSYVKYLQNVEQTKTFHEVTRLHIVNFLQHLKENGKSSKTLARHIASIRSFHQFLLRERAVEHDPSVHIETPQGERKLPKVLSIDEVEALLQTPKTASAFGIRDKAMLELLYATGLRVSELIALNLEDVHLTMGFVRCIGKGNKERIIPLGSLATEAIQKYIEKGRRELMGKKVVDALFLNHHGNRLSRQGFWKILKRLAKEANIEKELTPHTLRHSFATHLLENGADLRAVQEMLGHADISTTQIYTHVSKARLKDVYKQFHPRA, encoded by the coding sequence TTGGAAGATCAATTAAAAGATTTTATTCATTATATGATTGTTGAAAAAGGTTTGGCGAAAAATACAGTTGTATCTTATGAACGCGATTTGAAAAGCTATGTGAAGTATTTGCAAAATGTAGAACAAACGAAGACGTTTCATGAAGTGACACGCTTGCATATTGTTAACTTTTTGCAGCATTTAAAAGAAAACGGGAAATCTTCAAAAACATTGGCGCGTCATATTGCATCGATTCGTTCGTTTCATCAATTTTTACTTCGTGAACGAGCAGTGGAGCATGACCCATCGGTACATATTGAAACGCCGCAAGGGGAACGGAAATTGCCAAAAGTATTATCAATCGACGAAGTGGAAGCATTGCTTCAAACACCGAAAACGGCAAGTGCTTTTGGGATTCGTGATAAGGCAATGTTAGAGTTGTTGTATGCGACAGGACTTCGTGTTTCAGAATTAATTGCATTAAATTTAGAAGATGTACACTTAACGATGGGGTTTGTTCGCTGTATTGGGAAAGGGAATAAAGAAAGAATTATTCCATTAGGAAGTTTAGCGACAGAAGCGATTCAAAAGTACATTGAAAAAGGAAGAAGAGAATTGATGGGTAAAAAAGTAGTAGATGCACTATTTTTAAACCATCACGGCAATCGATTATCAAGACAAGGGTTTTGGAAAATTTTAAAACGATTAGCGAAAGAAGCGAATATTGAAAAAGAACTTACACCTCATACGTTGCGTCACTCGTTTGCTACTCATTTATTAGAAAATGGGGCAGATTTACGTGCTGTACAAGAAATGCTTGGACATGCAGATATTTCAACGACGCAAATTTATACGCACGTTTCAAAAGCTAGATTAAAAGATGTATATAAACAGTTTCATCCGAGAGCATAG
- a CDS encoding YqzK family protein, with protein sequence MRRALKLTFDGMKVFLLFTSCTILFYFAILWINEEYESYHRYEKPKEETVEKVSGNEELEKDAFVNRMMFFYENGE encoded by the coding sequence ATGCGCCGAGCTTTAAAATTAACTTTTGATGGGATGAAAGTATTTTTATTATTTACAAGTTGTACGATTTTGTTTTATTTCGCTATACTATGGATAAATGAAGAATATGAAAGTTACCATCGTTATGAAAAGCCAAAAGAAGAGACTGTAGAAAAAGTATCAGGGAATGAGGAGCTGGAAAAGGATGCTTTCGTAAATAGAATGATGTTTTTCTATGAAAATGGGGAGTAG
- a CDS encoding Fur family transcriptional regulator has product MEERIERIKKQLHAASYKLTPQREATVRVLLENEEDHLSAEDVYLLVKEKSPEIGLATVYRTLELLSELKVVDKINFGDGVSRYDLRQEGAQRFHHHLICTQCGAVQEIQEDLLGEVENKVERDWSFKVKDHRLTFHGICKNCQENETDEK; this is encoded by the coding sequence ATGGAAGAAAGAATTGAACGAATTAAGAAGCAATTACATGCAGCGAGCTATAAATTGACACCACAACGTGAAGCAACAGTTCGTGTGCTGCTAGAAAATGAAGAAGATCATTTAAGCGCAGAAGATGTATACCTCCTTGTAAAAGAAAAGTCGCCAGAGATCGGATTAGCAACCGTTTATCGAACTTTAGAGTTATTGTCTGAGTTGAAAGTTGTCGATAAGATTAACTTTGGAGACGGTGTTTCGCGTTATGACTTACGCCAAGAAGGTGCACAGCGTTTCCATCATCATTTAATCTGTACACAATGCGGTGCTGTACAAGAAATACAAGAAGATTTACTTGGTGAAGTGGAGAATAAAGTGGAACGAGACTGGAGCTTTAAGGTGAAAGATCATCGTTTAACATTCCATGGGATTTGTAAAAATTGTCAAGAAAATGAAACGGATGAAAAATAA